In one window of Osmia lignaria lignaria isolate PbOS001 chromosome 11, iyOsmLign1, whole genome shotgun sequence DNA:
- the LOC117604141 gene encoding E3 ubiquitin-protein ligase KCMF1 isoform X4, with translation MNRHEGVSCDSCLKGNFRGRRYKCLVCYDYDLCASCYEGGASTTRHHTDHPMQCILTRSDFELYYGGEGVSIEQPQSLTCPYCTRMGFTEATLQEHVAAEHSDITFDVVCPVCASIPGGDPNNVTDDFAGHLSLEHRSGPRDLISLLDEPPPNRYNSRRITHPSRAVGGPRTRRSNMHFSSSGGLSPSSRESIDPIAELLSQLSSVRRSGGGTGQGSSAPSQLQQLQMQLQLERQQVRAARQQLERLPRRQPQVLGSASCGGIISGSGHSTTMTSVVANSTSSNNNTTNVANPSGVSSTNSQSYMFLLPKCITSTLTDSQLQNIERESANRSLFTRELILGTLSQTLPELLQQQSVVQTPVSSATTATTSPETPNANTSTVSMKKLSLTQEAKRDQTMSKHVTQTSTQQSHTVQSTAGSGGTGLQSQGLPPNSNNLASQNTPMVQTLMHSVLPQPLYL, from the exons ATGAATCGACATGAAG GGGTAAGTTGTGACTCCTGCTTAAAGGGGAATTTTCGGGGTCGCAGATACAAGTGCCTAGTGTGCTACGATTATGATTTGTGTGCCAGCTGTTATGAAGGAGGTGCTAGTACTACACGCCACCACACTGATCACCCTATGCAGTGTATACTTACTAGATCTGACTTTG AATTATATTATGGTGGAGAGGGAGTAAGTATAGAGCAGCCACAATCCTTAACTTGTCCTTATTGTACAAGAATGGGTTTCACTGAGGCTACATTACAAGAACATGTTGCTGCAGAGCACTCAGACAttacttttgatgtt GTTTGTCCAGTATGTGCATCTATCCCAGGAGGAGATCCTAATAATGTGACTGATGATTTTGCGGGTCATTTGAGTTTAGAGCATCGTAGCGGACCAAGAGACCTGATTTCTCTTCTAGATGAACCACCTCCTAATAGATATAACAGTAGACGGATAACGCATCCATCTAGAGCTGTTGGTGGACCACGAACTCGcag GTCCAATATGCATTTCAGTTCGTCCGGGGGATTGAGTCCGagtagtcgagaaagtatagaTCCAATTGCAGAGTTACTCTCTCAATTATCTAGTGTTCGTAGAAGTGGTGGAGGAACTGGTCAAGGTTCATCAGCACCCTCACAATTACAACAACTACAAATGCAGCTACAGTTGGAACGACAACAAGTTAGA GCTGCTAGGCAACAATTGGAGCGGTTACCGAGGAGGCAGCCTCAGGTACTTGGTTCTGCAAGCTGTGGAGGAATTATTAGCGGAAGTGGTCATTCTACTACTATGACCAGTGTCGTAGCGAATAGTACGAGTAGTAACAATAATACAACTAATGTGGCGAACCCGTCCGGCGTATCATCTACCAATTCACAGAGCTACATGTTTCTTTTGCCAAA ATGCATTACCAGTACTCTCACTGACTCACAGTTGCAAAATATTGAACGTGAAAGTGCAAATAGGAGCCTCTTTACACGCGAACTTATTCTTGGAACGCTTTCCCAAACATTGCCGGAGTTACTACAGCAACAATCTGTAGTACAAACACCAGTATCAAGTGCAACTACTGCCACAACCAGTCCTGAAACACCAAATGCTAATACTTCCACAGTTTCTATGAAAAAATTAAGTTTAACTCAAGAAGCAAAAAGGGATCAAACAATGAGTAAACACGTAACTCAAACGTCTACGCAACAATCGCATACTGTTCAGTCTACTGCTGGCAGTGGGGGAACCGGTCTTCAAAGTCAAGGATTGCCTCCAAATTCTAATAACCTTGCATCACAAAATACACCAATGGTTCAAACACTGATGCATAGCGTGTTACCACAGCCATTG TACTTGTAA
- the LOC117604141 gene encoding E3 ubiquitin-protein ligase KCMF1 isoform X1, producing the protein MNRHEGVSCDSCLKGNFRGRRYKCLVCYDYDLCASCYEGGASTTRHHTDHPMQCILTRSDFELYYGGEGVSIEQPQSLTCPYCTRMGFTEATLQEHVAAEHSDITFDVVCPVCASIPGGDPNNVTDDFAGHLSLEHRSGPRDLISLLDEPPPNRYNSRRITHPSRAVGGPRTRRSNMHFSSSGGLSPSSRESIDPIAELLSQLSSVRRSGGGTGQGSSAPSQLQQLQMQLQLERQQVRAARQQLERLPRRQPQVLGSASCGGIISGSGHSTTMTSVVANSTSSNNNTTNVANPSGVSSTNSQSYMFLLPKCITSTLTDSQLQNIERESANRSLFTRELILGTLSQTLPELLQQQSVVQTPVSSATTATTSPETPNANTSTVSMKKLSLTQEAKRDQTMSKHVTQTSTQQSHTVQSTAGSGGTGLQSQGLPPNSNNLASQNTPMVQTLMHSVLPQPLVLQQSLPPPISRTIREPIVTPAPAYLRGGVGPVGVTGPSRRKPVRAVDGRNQSTEPPPPH; encoded by the exons ATGAATCGACATGAAG GGGTAAGTTGTGACTCCTGCTTAAAGGGGAATTTTCGGGGTCGCAGATACAAGTGCCTAGTGTGCTACGATTATGATTTGTGTGCCAGCTGTTATGAAGGAGGTGCTAGTACTACACGCCACCACACTGATCACCCTATGCAGTGTATACTTACTAGATCTGACTTTG AATTATATTATGGTGGAGAGGGAGTAAGTATAGAGCAGCCACAATCCTTAACTTGTCCTTATTGTACAAGAATGGGTTTCACTGAGGCTACATTACAAGAACATGTTGCTGCAGAGCACTCAGACAttacttttgatgtt GTTTGTCCAGTATGTGCATCTATCCCAGGAGGAGATCCTAATAATGTGACTGATGATTTTGCGGGTCATTTGAGTTTAGAGCATCGTAGCGGACCAAGAGACCTGATTTCTCTTCTAGATGAACCACCTCCTAATAGATATAACAGTAGACGGATAACGCATCCATCTAGAGCTGTTGGTGGACCACGAACTCGcag GTCCAATATGCATTTCAGTTCGTCCGGGGGATTGAGTCCGagtagtcgagaaagtatagaTCCAATTGCAGAGTTACTCTCTCAATTATCTAGTGTTCGTAGAAGTGGTGGAGGAACTGGTCAAGGTTCATCAGCACCCTCACAATTACAACAACTACAAATGCAGCTACAGTTGGAACGACAACAAGTTAGA GCTGCTAGGCAACAATTGGAGCGGTTACCGAGGAGGCAGCCTCAGGTACTTGGTTCTGCAAGCTGTGGAGGAATTATTAGCGGAAGTGGTCATTCTACTACTATGACCAGTGTCGTAGCGAATAGTACGAGTAGTAACAATAATACAACTAATGTGGCGAACCCGTCCGGCGTATCATCTACCAATTCACAGAGCTACATGTTTCTTTTGCCAAA ATGCATTACCAGTACTCTCACTGACTCACAGTTGCAAAATATTGAACGTGAAAGTGCAAATAGGAGCCTCTTTACACGCGAACTTATTCTTGGAACGCTTTCCCAAACATTGCCGGAGTTACTACAGCAACAATCTGTAGTACAAACACCAGTATCAAGTGCAACTACTGCCACAACCAGTCCTGAAACACCAAATGCTAATACTTCCACAGTTTCTATGAAAAAATTAAGTTTAACTCAAGAAGCAAAAAGGGATCAAACAATGAGTAAACACGTAACTCAAACGTCTACGCAACAATCGCATACTGTTCAGTCTACTGCTGGCAGTGGGGGAACCGGTCTTCAAAGTCAAGGATTGCCTCCAAATTCTAATAACCTTGCATCACAAAATACACCAATGGTTCAAACACTGATGCATAGCGTGTTACCACAGCCATTG GTATTGCAGCAATCACTGCCGCCACCAATTAGCAGAACTATCAGAGAACCGATAGTAACCCCAGCACCAGCGTACCTTAGAGGTGGGGTCGGTCCAGTTGGCGTAACAGGTCCTTCGCGTAGGAAGCCGGTTAGGGCTGTAGATGGCAGAAACCAATCTACGGAACCTCCGCCCCCACACTAA
- the LOC117604141 gene encoding E3 ubiquitin-protein ligase KCMF1 isoform X2, with protein MNRHEGVSCDSCLKGNFRGRRYKCLVCYDYDLCASCYEGGASTTRHHTDHPMQCILTRSDFELYYGGEGVSIEQPQSLTCPYCTRMGFTEATLQEHVAAEHSDITFDVVCPVCASIPGGDPNNVTDDFAGHLSLEHRSGPRDLISLLDEPPPNRYNSRRITHPSRAVGGPRTRSSSGGLSPSSRESIDPIAELLSQLSSVRRSGGGTGQGSSAPSQLQQLQMQLQLERQQVRAARQQLERLPRRQPQVLGSASCGGIISGSGHSTTMTSVVANSTSSNNNTTNVANPSGVSSTNSQSYMFLLPKCITSTLTDSQLQNIERESANRSLFTRELILGTLSQTLPELLQQQSVVQTPVSSATTATTSPETPNANTSTVSMKKLSLTQEAKRDQTMSKHVTQTSTQQSHTVQSTAGSGGTGLQSQGLPPNSNNLASQNTPMVQTLMHSVLPQPLVLQQSLPPPISRTIREPIVTPAPAYLRGGVGPVGVTGPSRRKPVRAVDGRNQSTEPPPPH; from the exons ATGAATCGACATGAAG GGGTAAGTTGTGACTCCTGCTTAAAGGGGAATTTTCGGGGTCGCAGATACAAGTGCCTAGTGTGCTACGATTATGATTTGTGTGCCAGCTGTTATGAAGGAGGTGCTAGTACTACACGCCACCACACTGATCACCCTATGCAGTGTATACTTACTAGATCTGACTTTG AATTATATTATGGTGGAGAGGGAGTAAGTATAGAGCAGCCACAATCCTTAACTTGTCCTTATTGTACAAGAATGGGTTTCACTGAGGCTACATTACAAGAACATGTTGCTGCAGAGCACTCAGACAttacttttgatgtt GTTTGTCCAGTATGTGCATCTATCCCAGGAGGAGATCCTAATAATGTGACTGATGATTTTGCGGGTCATTTGAGTTTAGAGCATCGTAGCGGACCAAGAGACCTGATTTCTCTTCTAGATGAACCACCTCCTAATAGATATAACAGTAGACGGATAACGCATCCATCTAGAGCTGTTGGTGGACCACGAACTCGcag TTCGTCCGGGGGATTGAGTCCGagtagtcgagaaagtatagaTCCAATTGCAGAGTTACTCTCTCAATTATCTAGTGTTCGTAGAAGTGGTGGAGGAACTGGTCAAGGTTCATCAGCACCCTCACAATTACAACAACTACAAATGCAGCTACAGTTGGAACGACAACAAGTTAGA GCTGCTAGGCAACAATTGGAGCGGTTACCGAGGAGGCAGCCTCAGGTACTTGGTTCTGCAAGCTGTGGAGGAATTATTAGCGGAAGTGGTCATTCTACTACTATGACCAGTGTCGTAGCGAATAGTACGAGTAGTAACAATAATACAACTAATGTGGCGAACCCGTCCGGCGTATCATCTACCAATTCACAGAGCTACATGTTTCTTTTGCCAAA ATGCATTACCAGTACTCTCACTGACTCACAGTTGCAAAATATTGAACGTGAAAGTGCAAATAGGAGCCTCTTTACACGCGAACTTATTCTTGGAACGCTTTCCCAAACATTGCCGGAGTTACTACAGCAACAATCTGTAGTACAAACACCAGTATCAAGTGCAACTACTGCCACAACCAGTCCTGAAACACCAAATGCTAATACTTCCACAGTTTCTATGAAAAAATTAAGTTTAACTCAAGAAGCAAAAAGGGATCAAACAATGAGTAAACACGTAACTCAAACGTCTACGCAACAATCGCATACTGTTCAGTCTACTGCTGGCAGTGGGGGAACCGGTCTTCAAAGTCAAGGATTGCCTCCAAATTCTAATAACCTTGCATCACAAAATACACCAATGGTTCAAACACTGATGCATAGCGTGTTACCACAGCCATTG GTATTGCAGCAATCACTGCCGCCACCAATTAGCAGAACTATCAGAGAACCGATAGTAACCCCAGCACCAGCGTACCTTAGAGGTGGGGTCGGTCCAGTTGGCGTAACAGGTCCTTCGCGTAGGAAGCCGGTTAGGGCTGTAGATGGCAGAAACCAATCTACGGAACCTCCGCCCCCACACTAA
- the LOC117604142 gene encoding uncharacterized protein LOC117604142 isoform X1, protein MEGTIKPPGPLSNKGNMAENWMRWKKDFMIFLELSNFIDKSQDIKAYLLRNYIGEVGLNVIQKMVFENVADRDNIYALLAKLDRFFNPVNEVEARYNFFTRHKQRNESIEAYITDLKRKAETCNFGKLTDSLIRDKVVANLTDKVLRKKLFEVQNLDLPKLVSMYNEHNVVITQTQQASSEDTKQKKGNSYCWRCKQKHPFNCCPAWNFKCSVCNELHHFNYCCPRNNPSSKKRQETNKCNFPTAPLPTTCDRVYPDLRYVDTPEHSPINGQGSTQTAHANPNVKEGDAVENSCILS, encoded by the exons ATGGAAGGCACCATAAAACCTCCGGGTCCATTATCCAACAAAGGAAATATGGCTGAAAATTGGATGAGATGGAAGAAAGATTTTATGATCTTCTTGGAACTTAGTAACTTCATTGATAAATCCCAAGATATAAAAGCTTATCTTCTGAGAAACTACATAGGAGAAGTTGGTCTAAATGTTATACAGAAAATGGTTTTTGAAAATGTAGCAGATAGAGATAATATATATGCATTACTAGCAAAGCTTGATAGATTCTTTAATCCTGTAAATGAAGTTGAGGCTAGATATAACTTTTTTACTAGGCACAAACAAAGAAATGAATCTATTGAAGCTTATATTACTGACTTAAAA AGGAAGGCAGAAACTTGTAATTTTGGGAAGTTGACAGACAGTTTAATTAGAGATAAAGTAGTTGCCAATTTAACCGATAAAGTACtcaggaaaaagttgtttgaagTACAAAATCTTGATTTGCCAAAATTAGTGTCAATGTACAACGAACATAATGTTGTTATAACACAAACACAACAAGCTTCCTCAGAAGATACTAAGCAGAAAAAGGGAAACTCGTACTGTTGGAGATGTAAACAAAAACATCCTTTCAATTGTTGTCCTGCTTGGAATTTCAAATGTTCAGTTTGTAATGAACTTCATCACTTCAATTACTGTTGTCCAAGAAACAATCCTTCAAGTAAGAAAAGACAGGAAACAAATAAATGCAAC TTTCCTACTGCACCATTACCCACTACCTGTGACCGAGTTTATCCGGATTTAAGATACGTTGATACACCAGAACATTCG CCTATAAATGGACAGGGAAGTACGCAAACAGCACACGCAAATCCCAATGTTAAAGAGGGGGATGCAGTAGAGAATTCATGTATACTCTCATAG
- the Dhpr gene encoding dihydropteridine reductase produces METIVGRVLVYGGKGALGSTCVSKFKSKNWWVGSIDMKANEQADINVIVKPENNWQEQEVDILQQVTNTLKGNKVDAIICVAGGWAGGNASHKDFVKNCELMWKQSVWSSVIASSIATHHLKEGGFLSLTGAKAALAGTPGMIGYGMAKAAVHQLTKSLADEGSGLPKDSLVTAILPVTLDTPMNRKWMPNADTSSWTPLEFVADLFWKWSQNQERPINGSLLQLITNNNKTELITA; encoded by the exons ATGGAGACAATAGTAGGACGAGTTCTTGTATATGGTGGCAAGGGTGCTTTAGGATCAACAtgtgtttcaaaatttaaatcaaaaaaTTGG TGGGTTGGTTCTATTGATATGAAGGCAAATGAGCAAGCTGATATAAATGTGATTGTAAAGCCTGAAAATAATTGGCAAGAGCAg GAAGTTGATATTCTGCAACAAGTTACTAATACTTTGAAAGGTAATAAAGTAGATGCAATAATTTGTGTAGCTGGTGGATGGGCTGGTGGAAATGCATCTCATAAAGATTTTGTAAAGAATTGTGAGCTCATGTGGAAACAGAGTGTATGGAGTTCAGTTATTGCTAGTAGTATTGCTACACATCATTTAAAGGAGGGAGGATTCTTGTCACTGACTGGTGCCAAAGCAGCATTAGCAGGAACACCAG GAATGATTGGATATGGGATGGCCAAAGCTGCAGTTCACCAGCTAACTAAGTCTTTAGCAGATGAAGGTAGTGGTCTTCCAAAGGATTCCTTAGTTACTGCAATTTTACCAGTTACTTTAGATACACCTATGAATAGAAAATGGATGCCCAATGCTGATACATCTAGTTGGACCCCACTTGAATTTGTTGCAGA CCTTTTCTGGAAATGGTCACAAAATCAGGAGCGTCCTATCAATGGTAGTCTTTTACAACtgattactaataataataaaacagaaTTAATTACAGcttga
- the LOC117604141 gene encoding E3 ubiquitin-protein ligase KCMF1 isoform X3 yields the protein MNRHEGVSCDSCLKGNFRGRRYKCLVCYDYDLCASCYEGGASTTRHHTDHPMQCILTRSDFELYYGGEGVSIEQPQSLTCPYCTRMGFTEATLQEHVAAEHSDITFDVVCPVCASIPGGDPNNVTDDFAGHLSLEHRSGPRDLISLLDEPPPNRYNSRRITHPSRAVGGPRTRSVRRSGGGTGQGSSAPSQLQQLQMQLQLERQQVRAARQQLERLPRRQPQVLGSASCGGIISGSGHSTTMTSVVANSTSSNNNTTNVANPSGVSSTNSQSYMFLLPKCITSTLTDSQLQNIERESANRSLFTRELILGTLSQTLPELLQQQSVVQTPVSSATTATTSPETPNANTSTVSMKKLSLTQEAKRDQTMSKHVTQTSTQQSHTVQSTAGSGGTGLQSQGLPPNSNNLASQNTPMVQTLMHSVLPQPLVLQQSLPPPISRTIREPIVTPAPAYLRGGVGPVGVTGPSRRKPVRAVDGRNQSTEPPPPH from the exons ATGAATCGACATGAAG GGGTAAGTTGTGACTCCTGCTTAAAGGGGAATTTTCGGGGTCGCAGATACAAGTGCCTAGTGTGCTACGATTATGATTTGTGTGCCAGCTGTTATGAAGGAGGTGCTAGTACTACACGCCACCACACTGATCACCCTATGCAGTGTATACTTACTAGATCTGACTTTG AATTATATTATGGTGGAGAGGGAGTAAGTATAGAGCAGCCACAATCCTTAACTTGTCCTTATTGTACAAGAATGGGTTTCACTGAGGCTACATTACAAGAACATGTTGCTGCAGAGCACTCAGACAttacttttgatgtt GTTTGTCCAGTATGTGCATCTATCCCAGGAGGAGATCCTAATAATGTGACTGATGATTTTGCGGGTCATTTGAGTTTAGAGCATCGTAGCGGACCAAGAGACCTGATTTCTCTTCTAGATGAACCACCTCCTAATAGATATAACAGTAGACGGATAACGCATCCATCTAGAGCTGTTGGTGGACCACGAACTCGcag TGTTCGTAGAAGTGGTGGAGGAACTGGTCAAGGTTCATCAGCACCCTCACAATTACAACAACTACAAATGCAGCTACAGTTGGAACGACAACAAGTTAGA GCTGCTAGGCAACAATTGGAGCGGTTACCGAGGAGGCAGCCTCAGGTACTTGGTTCTGCAAGCTGTGGAGGAATTATTAGCGGAAGTGGTCATTCTACTACTATGACCAGTGTCGTAGCGAATAGTACGAGTAGTAACAATAATACAACTAATGTGGCGAACCCGTCCGGCGTATCATCTACCAATTCACAGAGCTACATGTTTCTTTTGCCAAA ATGCATTACCAGTACTCTCACTGACTCACAGTTGCAAAATATTGAACGTGAAAGTGCAAATAGGAGCCTCTTTACACGCGAACTTATTCTTGGAACGCTTTCCCAAACATTGCCGGAGTTACTACAGCAACAATCTGTAGTACAAACACCAGTATCAAGTGCAACTACTGCCACAACCAGTCCTGAAACACCAAATGCTAATACTTCCACAGTTTCTATGAAAAAATTAAGTTTAACTCAAGAAGCAAAAAGGGATCAAACAATGAGTAAACACGTAACTCAAACGTCTACGCAACAATCGCATACTGTTCAGTCTACTGCTGGCAGTGGGGGAACCGGTCTTCAAAGTCAAGGATTGCCTCCAAATTCTAATAACCTTGCATCACAAAATACACCAATGGTTCAAACACTGATGCATAGCGTGTTACCACAGCCATTG GTATTGCAGCAATCACTGCCGCCACCAATTAGCAGAACTATCAGAGAACCGATAGTAACCCCAGCACCAGCGTACCTTAGAGGTGGGGTCGGTCCAGTTGGCGTAACAGGTCCTTCGCGTAGGAAGCCGGTTAGGGCTGTAGATGGCAGAAACCAATCTACGGAACCTCCGCCCCCACACTAA
- the LOC117604142 gene encoding uncharacterized protein LOC117604142 isoform X3: MEGTIKPPGPLSNKGNMAENWMRWKKDFMIFLELSNFIDKSQDIKAYLLRNYIGEVGLNVIQKMVFENVADRDNIYALLAKLDRFFNPVNEVEARYNFFTRHKQRNESIEAYITDLKRKAETCNFGKLTDSLIRDKVVANLTDKVLRKKLFEVQNLDLPKLVSMYNEHNVVITQTQQASSEDTKQKKGNSYCWRCKQKHPFNCCPAWNFKCSVCNELHHFNYCCPRNNPSSKKRQETNKCNKFFCSFLLHHYPLPVTEFIRI; the protein is encoded by the exons ATGGAAGGCACCATAAAACCTCCGGGTCCATTATCCAACAAAGGAAATATGGCTGAAAATTGGATGAGATGGAAGAAAGATTTTATGATCTTCTTGGAACTTAGTAACTTCATTGATAAATCCCAAGATATAAAAGCTTATCTTCTGAGAAACTACATAGGAGAAGTTGGTCTAAATGTTATACAGAAAATGGTTTTTGAAAATGTAGCAGATAGAGATAATATATATGCATTACTAGCAAAGCTTGATAGATTCTTTAATCCTGTAAATGAAGTTGAGGCTAGATATAACTTTTTTACTAGGCACAAACAAAGAAATGAATCTATTGAAGCTTATATTACTGACTTAAAA AGGAAGGCAGAAACTTGTAATTTTGGGAAGTTGACAGACAGTTTAATTAGAGATAAAGTAGTTGCCAATTTAACCGATAAAGTACtcaggaaaaagttgtttgaagTACAAAATCTTGATTTGCCAAAATTAGTGTCAATGTACAACGAACATAATGTTGTTATAACACAAACACAACAAGCTTCCTCAGAAGATACTAAGCAGAAAAAGGGAAACTCGTACTGTTGGAGATGTAAACAAAAACATCCTTTCAATTGTTGTCCTGCTTGGAATTTCAAATGTTCAGTTTGTAATGAACTTCATCACTTCAATTACTGTTGTCCAAGAAACAATCCTTCAAGTAAGAAAAGACAGGAAACAAATAAATGCAAC aaatttttttgTAGTTTCCTACTGCACCATTACCCACTACCTGTGACCGAGTTTATCCGGATTTAA
- the LOC117604142 gene encoding uncharacterized protein LOC117604142 isoform X2: MEGTIKPPGPLSNKGNMAENWMRWKKDFMIFLELSNFIDKSQDIKAYLLRNYIGEVGLNVIQKMVFENVADRDNIYALLAKLDRFFNPVNEVEARYNFFTRHKQRNESIEAYITDLKRKAETCNFGKLTDSLIRDKVVANLTDKVLRKKLFEVQNLDLPKLVSMYNEHNVVITQTQQASSEDTKQKKGNSYCWRCKQKHPFNCCPAWNFKCSVCNELHHFNYCCPRNNPSSKKRQETNKCNFPTAPLPTTCDRVYPDLRYVDTPEHSNESYQQNATLVRNLF, translated from the exons ATGGAAGGCACCATAAAACCTCCGGGTCCATTATCCAACAAAGGAAATATGGCTGAAAATTGGATGAGATGGAAGAAAGATTTTATGATCTTCTTGGAACTTAGTAACTTCATTGATAAATCCCAAGATATAAAAGCTTATCTTCTGAGAAACTACATAGGAGAAGTTGGTCTAAATGTTATACAGAAAATGGTTTTTGAAAATGTAGCAGATAGAGATAATATATATGCATTACTAGCAAAGCTTGATAGATTCTTTAATCCTGTAAATGAAGTTGAGGCTAGATATAACTTTTTTACTAGGCACAAACAAAGAAATGAATCTATTGAAGCTTATATTACTGACTTAAAA AGGAAGGCAGAAACTTGTAATTTTGGGAAGTTGACAGACAGTTTAATTAGAGATAAAGTAGTTGCCAATTTAACCGATAAAGTACtcaggaaaaagttgtttgaagTACAAAATCTTGATTTGCCAAAATTAGTGTCAATGTACAACGAACATAATGTTGTTATAACACAAACACAACAAGCTTCCTCAGAAGATACTAAGCAGAAAAAGGGAAACTCGTACTGTTGGAGATGTAAACAAAAACATCCTTTCAATTGTTGTCCTGCTTGGAATTTCAAATGTTCAGTTTGTAATGAACTTCATCACTTCAATTACTGTTGTCCAAGAAACAATCCTTCAAGTAAGAAAAGACAGGAAACAAATAAATGCAAC TTTCCTACTGCACCATTACCCACTACCTGTGACCGAGTTTATCCGGATTTAAGATACGTTGATACACCAGAACATTCG AATGAAAGTTACCAGCAAAATGCAACATTGGTGAGAAATTTGTTTTAA
- the ATPsynE gene encoding ATP synthase, subunit E: MSAIAAGAKPLHISPLIKVSRWSLLLLGVVYGTIHQKRFEKKEAVLREEELRLKPIREAKLAEERKIQQEAERQMIIDWEGKK, translated from the exons ATGTCGGCCATCGCAGCAGGTGCCAAGCCTTTACACATCTCTCCTTTAATTAAA GTTTCCAGATGGAGTCTATTATTACTTGGTGTTGTTTATGGAACAATTCATCAGAAAAGGTTTGAGAAGAAAGAAGCAGTTCTTCGCGAAGAAGAACTTAGATTGAAACCTATCAGAGAGGCTAAACTGGCAGAAGAAAGAAAGATTCAACAAGAAg CTGAACGACAGATGATAATAGATTgggaaggaaaaaaataa